AGGAATGGATCCATACTGCAAGGCCAACGCGATTAGCTACCATAGAAATATCCCCTTTTCTTCCAGTTAAATGTTACCTTGTAGGTCGTGTTAATTACATCCGCAACTTCCACCAGAACCACAGCCACCACTGCAACTTGAAGCCTGATCAAAAAAAGGATTGCCTGTAGGCACTTTAATAGCCTTTGATACAGAAAAAGCAATTGTCTGGCTTATTTCATTAAGCAAATCTTCCAGTTCTTTCTCTGCAACCTTATAGGCAGAAATGAGAGGATGCGTGTCCAATTTCCGCTTAAATTCCCTTACATCACGTGAAATTTCATGAAAATTCGGATGGTACTTACCAAACCTCTGCACATCCTCATATTTCTCTTTAAGTGCTTGGAAGTCATGAATCATCGCTTGAGCTTCCTTATCGTGTTGCACATCTTGCTTTATTTGAATATAGTGTTGGAAAACATCCGAAGACACTATCATCTCACTAAATTGCTCTGCTTCTTGGAGAATATTAACGTCTGTTACTACTGTCGCCATAAGACCACCTCCACTTTGCTATTATAACATAAGAAGCAGAAAGATCATAAGGCGAGGCGATTTACCTTAAGTCCCCTCCAAAAACACCGTCGCTCACGAAACATCTAGAAAAACAAAACAGGTTCACTATTACTGATCTTGAACCTGTTTCATCATGTCTATCATCATCATTGCCATTTGCATGTTTTTGTTAATTTGATCTACTCTCTGAGGAAATGTTTTACCATAAAAGACTTTTGCCTGTTTTCTCATGTCATGCAAACTTTCTGGCTGGCGCCCAAGTCGTCGATACCAAATTGGGTTCAACCTCAAATAATGGTGTAACTGGGGATCCAACTTAATTTTATCCAATACGTCTTTTCGCAATGATAAGTTCCCCTTCCATTATTAATCTTCTCTAAAAGAGAAGGGTGATTGCTGTTCTGGCGGTCCTTGTGTCGAATCTGGTGTTTGCTGTTGCCTAAATTGACTGACAAGTTCTTGAACAGATTGGACAACGGTACTAAATTGACCGAGATGGTGTTGGATATCATTTAAATTCATATTTTTTAACATATCGAGCACATCGATATTCGCGTCCTCTTCATTATCATCATCACCGGTCTTTTTTCCACTCTTCTCTTTTTCTTCACCGTCATTCAAATAGGATTCCCAAATGTCATCCTCTTCGCCAAAGAGCATCCATTCCTCGAAAATATCTTGCAACGTCTTTTCTCCTGCTTTCACGTCTCGAAGAACATGAGGGTTTTTTTTCACAAATATCTTAAACTGCTTCACATCTGGATGTAAGGATTGACTCACCTTCCTTCACCTCTCAAACATAAGTCTATACTACATCATAGTAACGAAGAGGCGAGACGTGCGCCTATTTTTACTGGTGTAGAATAAAGCTAAGCTTCAATCAGTGGGGGGTTTTTGTTCTTCTCCCCCTGATTGTTGGTGAGTCAACCAGGACATTAGCGACCGTTAGCTCCCCACTCAATAACTATTACCTCTCCTCTCTTTTTTGAACAGGGGGCTTTACGGACGGTTATCCGTGATAAAATTTTGTGTATAGTATTGGTTATAAACACCCACTCCTAGATGTGTAAATTCGTCATTTAATATATTTAATCGATGCCCTTCACTGTTCATCCAGCCTTCTACTGCTTCAACGCTATCGGAATGGTGGGCAGCAATATTTTCTGCTGCTGATAAATAAGCAATCTCATCCTGATTTAGTCGATCACCTAAAGATCCTGTCTCAGGAGAAGTGTGCGAAAAGTAATCCTGTTCTGACATATCGTGACTATGTCCGTACGCTGTAACTGCAACCTCTTCGTGCCATTCAAGGCGGTTTAAGTCGTGTTTCTTCCTTATCTGATTAGTTAAATCGAAAATTTGTCGTGCCAGCCCTTCTTCCCATGCCCTATTATCTTCATTAGATAAGTTCTCAACATCAGGTAAATCTCCGCTATACGTAAGTGAGTATGGCCTTTGAACGAGTAACACGTCTTCAGTGGAGTAGCGTACTGATGAAAGTTTATTGTCTACCACATCGAAGTAAAACTGCCCCCATACATCATTTTCAATATGTGAGATAGGTCGTATAGCGACATCTCTTTCAGTTAACTCAAACGTATATCTCCCTGTCGCTTCCTTTAATGACGCACTGA
The Salipaludibacillus sp. LMS25 DNA segment above includes these coding regions:
- a CDS encoding YlbF family regulator, with the translated sequence MATVVTDVNILQEAEQFSEMIVSSDVFQHYIQIKQDVQHDKEAQAMIHDFQALKEKYEDVQRFGKYHPNFHEISRDVREFKRKLDTHPLISAYKVAEKELEDLLNEISQTIAFSVSKAIKVPTGNPFFDQASSCSGGCGSGGSCGCN
- a CDS encoding YlbE-like family protein, translating into MRKDVLDKIKLDPQLHHYLRLNPIWYRRLGRQPESLHDMRKQAKVFYGKTFPQRVDQINKNMQMAMMMIDMMKQVQDQ
- a CDS encoding YlbD family protein encodes the protein MKQFKIFVKKNPHVLRDVKAGEKTLQDIFEEWMLFGEEDDIWESYLNDGEEKEKSGKKTGDDDNEEDANIDVLDMLKNMNLNDIQHHLGQFSTVVQSVQELVSQFRQQQTPDSTQGPPEQQSPFSFRED
- a CDS encoding CAP domain-containing protein yields the protein MKAVRRLIITIVMVSILAFYLLEGSLQVGDFPFFNDTKEMSNSPQEHESLMPPPTDESRLYEWINAEKETVLDSFGEPKRIDLTPYGYEWYIYDFENYYVQFGISEDKIVTAFSNSEGAPLGKGAIGDSYEQLDDYYSFELSASLKEATGRYTFELTERDVAIRPISHIENDVWGQFYFDVVDNKLSSVRYSTEDVLLVQRPYSLTYSGDLPDVENLSNEDNRAWEEGLARQIFDLTNQIRKKHDLNRLEWHEEVAVTAYGHSHDMSEQDYFSHTSPETGSLGDRLNQDEIAYLSAAENIAAHHSDSVEAVEGWMNSEGHRLNILNDEFTHLGVGVYNQYYTQNFITDNRP